The Juglans microcarpa x Juglans regia isolate MS1-56 chromosome 8D, Jm3101_v1.0, whole genome shotgun sequence genomic sequence TGTTTCTCTTAGAGAGTGGTACTTGAGTGTCTTGAGAATTTTCTCAgtgttttatctctctttttgagCGCGTACATACTccatgttggagaattgattggtcGAGTTTTACCCATTGGAGTTCTAGGAAAAAAACAATGTTTGAAGATCATCAGAGGTTATGGTTGCTATTGCAGTAGAAGACAAATAagtcatttgtctggtcaagtaagagtgtcaattaacaaaggttttgtaattgaactttacttgtaattgattttcaaataataaaattgatttttctgggtttggctgctctgtaggattttacctttaaagagttttttaaagggtttccattcgataccaatcttggtgttacgcatttcgtttattttatattattgcttagttaataaattaattgcatgatcgacgactaaccaatttgttgagtgaattgatagatatttcCGCTGCGTTACAGatgtacttgggtaatttcataAAGGAATGAGTGGTAGAGGAAGGAGTGGTGGGGTTGAGGGCGATATAGTTAGAAACAGTTGCAACCATGGAGAAGGGGCGGTAGCCTTAGGAGATGtttgaggaatgagatgagataaaattttgtgaatagtagtaacaTGGTTTGTGAATACCTGTGAGATAATTTAagttaggccttgtttggtcacacagtttagatgagatgagacattttgaatagtagtgagatgagatgagatgatttgtaaaaaaatttgtgtttggataatgagatgagatgaaatagttttttctttttgaaatttgataaaggtATGGGTCCAACCAAtgactaaaaattattttataattattgagtaatagttatgaatatattaataaaaaactaatatttataattaattaaaaaatataccataaataaatttatatctcaaaatatatattttttaatcggAATTACTCTATATTccaaccaaaaattaaaatggtgGGTTTTGGCAGAAGAGATAGGCGTGAACAGGGAGGAAGAACAATCTCGAAATGGgatgagaaaaaaggaaaagtgcATTGTTTACATAACTTTTTACTGTTTATGTGAGTTTTGtactgtttattttattgtttatgtcAGTTTTGTACTGTTTGTTATACTGTTTATGTTAGTTTTTGTACTATTCACTTAACTTTTTACTGTTTATATCagttattaatttcaaaacgCCAATGAAGGCTAAAACgtagagataaaataaaaacatcacaCTGGCCGTTTGGATACCCATATGAGACTTAATGTTTTATGGGAGttagagaaatgagagaaaaaaataaaataaaaatattataaagttaaaatattgttagaatataatttttaatattatttttaatttgatatttgaaaaatgttgaattattttttattttttgtttgaaagtttgaaaaaattgtaatgattagtttgaaaaaaattgtaattattagtttgaaagtgtttgtatttaattgatatttaagaaagaaatgacttgagatgaaatgagacggAGTCGGATGAGATCGAAactatttccaaacatcccctaatGGCCCTGGTactaataaagaaaatgattttggaaAGTTGGAGCAATTGTAGAGAATGAAAGTTTATttcgtatatattattttgagaaatgatatctGTAATCGTGAGTATGCAAGTGCCGTGCAGtcgtaaaaaaaatgaataaatatgaaactcacataaaaataaattaattttttaatggtgaaccctaatctttttcaaagtgactgcatGGCATTTGCACATTTCAtgactgtatgtagtattacaCTATTATTTTACACTCAATGCTAAGGCATATATATGAGACAAAAGTACATAAAGATTCCATGATTTATGGGATAACTAAATAAATGTAAACAGAGTATAGAAGGAAATGTAGTGCAGAAGGAAGCAAGCAATGTCACCTGAGGTGATTTCTACAACTGATTTGCTGATTGTGTGTTTACTCTATGCTGGAAATCCTTGCAAACTCCTGTTTGAATCTGTTTGGATATCgaaagtatttcatttcatcttgtcattataatatttttaattttttcacacaaaatataataaataattcaatttttttaaatcttaaaataataataatattaaaaaatattattttaataatattttattaaactttcaattttcatctaaaactatttcatctcatctcaatatcctaACCGCACCTAAATCGAGTTCCATGTCTAGAGTTGTTAtgatcataaaagttaaaagatttctcaaattaatatcttaaaatttttaggACTTATGGTTTGGTTGAATTTTAACGATTAGTATTGGAATAGAGAGTTTAAGTTACGTAGAGAAGAAATATAAACTAGCTAGCTTAAAATGTTTTAGTAGTACCAGCTTTTAAATGgttgaattaaaatgttgtgGTGAGTCTTTTTAAGTGGGATTTCCAATAtatggaaaattatatatataagattttcatcctatttttattttattaaagtgacattatttatcaatatttaaaatgaaaaattaaattctcaAATCAATAAGTAGAatacacataataaaatatttatataatataatttaataatttaaaaattaatatttaaaattttaaattaaatcttactatttaaataatatgaatagtTTATTATACAGActtacttaaataaaataattcatttaaaagtatctcttcagacaaaaaaaaaaaaaaaaaaaatcatttatataaattatattatttatttatttattatatttttttaacctacttaaatatttttttatttcaatatattaatagtgaATGAAATGATTATGATTCATGTTGACGTAAAATAATTGCCTATCAGTTCTCTTTTATCCTCCCCCACCCCGATGATCCGATCCTTCCCTTACCCTCCCCCTCATTTTTCTACCAGCGAGTCCCAGACCCCCCCTCTCTGCCGCCAAGCCGCTGCTCGCTATCGACTCCGACGTCTCCGGTCGCCGCTCACCGACAGGTTGAGCTGTTCTTGGAGATCGTTTTGAGCACACTGAAGCAATGTGGAAGAACGTGTTGGTTCTGGGTCTTACTCTTTTAGTTCTATTTGGAGGTTTCTCATTAGTTTATACTACTACTGCAAGTGGGGGAGGTTAAATTCCGTGAGTGTTTATGAAATGGTCGTGATCACTCAAAGCATTGAAAGCAACGACCAAAACAGGTATAGATATCCGGAAGCAGCTACACTTTCTTTGTTATATGTTCTGGGTTGTTGTCTTAATGGAGGGGTTCATGGAGATGTATTCTGAAATTGTGCGCTCTGGGACTTGTGTGTGCAGCGATTTCGGACAGTCCGATAATGAAGTTTGAGGGTGCGTATACTGTGGAGACGGACGGCGTCCGGCGACGTAGGCGTTAAGATAAATGGGGGGTCTAAGAATTATCTTGATCCTATTTATAGTCTTTGGTTACCAATACTGCAACACTCAACAGTTATTTAGATCCTCTCGAGATCCTAGAATAGAGTGAGCATCATTATTAGTTATACTCTTTCGTTATCAGTACCTCAACACTCAATAGCTCAGTTAGATCCTCTCGAAATTCTTAGAGGTAGAGCCCTGATGGCTGCTGGGTTTTGAGAAGTAGAAATTAATATTTGGAGTTTGGAACAAATATATGCTGCAAGTTAGACATTTGGATGGGATGGGTAcgtatcttctctctctcttttctttgagcaatattaGTTAGAGTTTTTGAAACATTATGGCAGATGTTGGAAATAATCCCATTCCCAAGTTGGAGATTGGATTTCTCATGAAAATTGGAATGGCCTTGAGGAAATTTTGTGCAGTAtttaagattttgaattgagtATTACATACTTCCTCTTGTGAATTGCAAAACTACAAATGAGAATtccattatattattttttgataagtaacattCCATTATAATTTACTGTTCACAAAACCACACCAGCAGAAAGTGGGAATTGTTCAAATTCCTTCATTGTGTTCTTTTCGATTGAGCACGATCAGGTAAGAGATCCCTGGTGATATCTTCGATGAGCCCACTGAAAACATGCTTTTCCACATCCCTGATAACATCGCCCTTTTCTAGCAAAGCGAACACCATGTCATTCCATCCCACGTCCCACATACAATTCACGTCAGGATCACCATTGTGGACGTCGATCTCAAGCATTTTAGGTAAATAATCTTCGATGTCAGCTTTGGGGTTCCCATTCCTTCCATATAATTTCAACGTCTCACAATCCTTATGCAACTGCTTGATCAAACCCTCCAAAGATTTTACTTTTGTGGCATGGATTGATAACTTCATGCAAGGATTAACGGTGAGCTCTTGTCGTCTTCCTTTGCGTCTCATTAATTCATACCCGCAATCTAATATGAGCTTGCTATCTTCGTCTTGATAGTCGTGAGTGCCACTTGCATGAAGAACATCAAAAGGAATGTTTAGCTTGAAAAGTGCCTCTGCTGTGTTGAGGAATAGTTCACTTGTTATCAGTATCTGCTTTAGGAAGTTTTCACTTTCTGTTAATGGCTCATGCATTCCTGATTTGGGAACTTTATGGTGATCTAGTAGTGAGGCGTAAGAGATGTCTCTGCTCTCTCCAATGGTTCCTGCAACATATAACACTAACTCTAAGTAGGAAactcatcattttcttttcatgaatGCATGATGTGATGGTAGTTTATACACATTATGTATCTTGTTCCTGTTATTGTTTAAAGTAAGGATGTATAATGATTTTAGAAGTTGGCATGGCTTGAATATTATAGTATTATGTATGCTTTATGTGCTTATGCAATGGAAactgtgtttttcttttctatttgtgGAGTGGAGTAAGGCGTTCCAGAAACATAATGATTGATGTTGCTCTGAGCTGATCTCTTGTTAAACCTTAACAAGGAAATTAGAAAGATTTGGTGGCTCTACATTGCAAAATTGTGCTGGAGAATGaacaagaaattattaaaatgggGAGAGGCGATCAACATTATGCTAACTATTTACTTTGCTCTGGGTGGATATGAAGGGCAAAGATTTCTACTTCTTGAAGGGCGATGCTTAATTAAAGTGTAAGATTTCACTTACCAGAAATTGAATTTGTTGTAAATTTGCAACCCTTGAGTCCATCTCCATCAAAAGCAGGCGCACGATCTTCCTGATCATAACTAATTTTTGAGAGCATGTTTTGACTCTGCATAAGACTCAATGAAACTTATGTGAGCTCGCTACTGAATTTCACAGGGGATGGCAAAGAAGTAGGTTGTAGTTTGAATAATAGATACATGTGTGGTTTACATGAAATTGAAGTTTGAGAACTTAATCATGTATTAACACTTACGCTTCCTTTTGGAGGTAGAACTGGTTCTTCTAGGCTTTGGCATCCATCTTCTGGAGGGCTGTACAATGGGAAAGCTTTTTCAGCTTCTTTCATTAGTTGTGCCACATTCAATGGTTGGATGCTTGATGCTGATTTGTTGGATTTGACAATATGTGATTCTGCTTCTTTAGACATGTTGGCTCTAACTTGTTCAACTCCTATATAATCACTGAATTTGTCATTCCTTCTTGGTTTCACTTCTTGCAAAATGGAGCTCTGATGTTTTGATGACCTTACAAAGTTTTGTAGTGTTCCATTTCTCCGGGTTGCTACTTCATCAATCTTTCTTGGGGTCTCACTTTTATGTGCTTtggtatttttttccttctgtgtGGCTGGTACGTAAACAGGTTTTCCCTCCATAAATGGTGGAATGCGAGCTTTTTCCCTTACCAGTTGAGATTCTGGATCTGTTGGAGAAAACTTCTTTTCTGAGTTCCTATTCTCTAAAGCTTTCATGTGGAAGTTTAAGTCAGGAGAACTTTCTTCGGCAACCAGATCTTCACGGTGCCTGCCATTTGGAAATCCTTCGGACTGCGCCGCATGAATAGCTTCTGTAGAGCCTTTCTTACTTGATGTGGCCTGGTTCATATGTTGGTGTTTCTTTTGCAAATTTGTCACATCAGACGGGGGTTTTGCTGAAGTCTTAAATATCAGTCCTCTTCCTCTTTGTTTACTCATCTGCAATTTTTGGTTTGTACTCTGctgttctctctcttctccctgaTTCTTTTCTCCTTGTTGCTCTGGTTTCTGGAGAATATACGATTGTTGTAATCCGGGACTGTTCTGAGACTTTTCTTGGTTGTTTGAGAGAAGAAGCTTGTTCACATATCTCTTTTCTGGTTGAAGCGTGGATTCTTTGTACCCTGTTTTTCCTTGCAGTATTACTGCAGCTTCTGATCTTTTAAGTGCCTGTGCTTCCATCTGCCGCATCTCTTGCCTTGAAACTGGTTCCTTGGTTTTGCCCATTCCTGTGCCTTTCTGTTCCCTGTTCTTTATGTCATCCTGTTTTCTCTCTTTGTCCTGAATATTCTTTTGACTTCGGGCATTCTGATTTAACTGGGCTATCTTGTTTTGCTGCTTTTCAGTTTTTAGGGTGGCCTTCTCTGAGCTTGTCCCTTGTTGAATTTGTTCCAAGTCTTTCTGCAGTGAGTTCTCATTATGAATAATCGCCTCAATGCTGGAATTTCGTGTAGGCAGGTTTTTCCCTCCTCTAGACACAAAGGTTGGGTCCAGCATCGCATGATTCCTTTTAGCGTCCATCACTTTTTGTCTTTTGGGAGGTTCAAGATTAGTAGTATCTTTGGTCTTCAGTATTGCATTCTTCGTGTTTCCACGTGCCGTGTGCTGTAAGGGCACCCCTTCTGTTTTTTGCTTGGGATTCGAATCTGTTTTTCTGGTGATTTTTGTGTCTCCTTGATGTGGAATATCATCAAGCCCCATTAATTTTGCAATCACACTTGAAATCCTCCCCTTTTCTGGTTTGGATTGAGATGAACTTGAGTGATTCTTCTGTTGTGGGAATGCACTAAGAATCTTTATATCAGGGCCATAGCTAGCTGATTGCTTTTGAGAAGCAGATTTAAAAGTAATTAGTGCTTGACTTTCAAG encodes the following:
- the LOC121242728 gene encoding uncharacterized protein LOC121242728, translating into MAKRSDFAQKLLDDLRLRKERIATSQSSNRSKPKAIDAYAYSKQTHKGSRDMKTLETNGARATNIHNRSSGSNRFSIIEEASKQIVPYARGQSSEQIGNLSMALTFAIENGRILQTDASGNNPMLGFLHQIGRRSRDIGKIERSNADRQRPSSNCFPTLSHLHIEEISKGAQKLNQILKACSGGLNFDRYSIEIGKELLKGAMDLEESLRMLVNLQAASEHMVNPNRKNRIVLLEEDEDNEDNISRVAEQKQLDRPRFSFDKSSRHSPNIQEVERNTVKQRLKALTYATEATNYNLESQALITFKSASQKQSASYGPDIKILSAFPQQKNHSSSSQSKPEKGRISSVIAKLMGLDDIPHQGDTKITRKTDSNPKQKTEGVPLQHTARGNTKNAILKTKDTTNLEPPKRQKVMDAKRNHAMLDPTFVSRGGKNLPTRNSSIEAIIHNENSLQKDLEQIQQGTSSEKATLKTEKQQNKIAQLNQNARSQKNIQDKERKQDDIKNREQKGTGMGKTKEPVSRQEMRQMEAQALKRSEAAVILQGKTGYKESTLQPEKRYVNKLLLSNNQEKSQNSPGLQQSYILQKPEQQGEKNQGEEREQQSTNQKLQMSKQRGRGLIFKTSAKPPSDVTNLQKKHQHMNQATSSKKGSTEAIHAAQSEGFPNGRHREDLVAEESSPDLNFHMKALENRNSEKKFSPTDPESQLVREKARIPPFMEGKPVYVPATQKEKNTKAHKSETPRKIDEVATRRNGTLQNFVRSSKHQSSILQEVKPRRNDKFSDYIGVEQVRANMSKEAESHIVKSNKSASSIQPLNVAQLMKEAEKAFPLYSPPEDGCQSLEEPVLPPKGSSQNMLSKISYDQEDRAPAFDGDGLKGCKFTTNSISGTIGESRDISYASLLDHHKVPKSGMHEPLTESENFLKQILITSELFLNTAEALFKLNIPFDVLHASGTHDYQDEDSKLILDCGYELMRRKGRRQELTVNPCMKLSIHATKVKSLEGLIKQLHKDCETLKLYGRNGNPKADIEDYLPKMLEIDVHNGDPDVNCMWDVGWNDMVFALLEKGDVIRDVEKHVFSGLIEDITRDLLPDRAQSKRTQ